A window of Candidatus Paceibacterota bacterium genomic DNA:
ATCTTGCCCGAAGCTTTAACCTGCTCAATGCTCCTTTTTGCCTGATTGACAGGAATGGCAAAACCAATGCTCTGGGCCTGCTCAACCATGGCAGTATTGATGCCAATTACCTCCCCTTTCAAATTCAAAAGCGGACCCCCGGAATTCCCTTTATTAATAGCTGCATCTGTCTGGATAACGTCTTCCAAGGATTCGACAAAACCGCTTGATTCCTCGCCAAAAGCAGTAATTGTTCTGCCCAAGCCCGAAACCACGCCGACTGAAACCGTGTTTTTAAATTCGCCCAAAGCATTGCCGATAGCCACCACTGTCTGGCCGATTTGGATATCGCCTGAACTGCCGAGCGTTGCTTTGGGGAAAACCTCTCCTGCTTGCTGATTTATCCGCAAGACAGCTATGTCTTTGACAGGATCCCGGGCTAAAACTTTAGCCGGATATTTTTTGCCATCACTGGTAAAAACAGTGTATTCAGCCTCTGTATCAAGAACAACGTGCTTATTGGTCAAAACCATTCCGTCTTCAGAAACAATAAACCCTGTTCCCCAGCCGATGTCCTTTTTTTCTGTTCCGTTCTGGCGTAATCCAGGGACCTGAACTTCAAACTCTTTTCCGAAAAAATCTTCAAACTCCTCAAAAGGATTATATAAATATTGCTCCATTATCGGAACGTCTTTGCTGATAACAATGCTGACGACTGCCGGCGAAACGTCGTTGACCACTTTAATAATCGCCTGCTCCTGGCTGGTCTGGAGAATGTATTCTTTTTCAATCACTGTCTTCACTTCCAGGAAATCAATGTTCAAATCAGAAAGATAATTATAGAAAAGACCGTAAGAAACCATTCCGGCCAAAAAACCGAAAAAAGAAGAAAGAAAAATAATTAAAACCACAGACCACAAAGCCCTGTTTTTAAAAAAGTTAGACAGCTTTATCCCGGAAAACTTTATTGAATTTAATTTCGGAGATTCGTAAGGATCCATACAAATAGATTATATACCTTATTTATCTTTTTTTGAATAATGGCCGAACCGATAATTGAAAATATCCGATCTGACTGCTTTTCCGGAAAGCGCATAAAGGCTGCAAAGAAAGTATTTTAAAATTGTTTTCAGATAGCCGTCCTGTTTAAACCTTCTCAAAGTAATGAATATTTTGGCTGATTTAATTATGCCGAACCTACCGAATTTTGAGGCCTTTCTGGTAAAATAATGGTCTTCGGCAATCTTTATGCTTTCGTCAAACCCGCCCACTTTCTCAAAGATTTCTCTTTTGACCAAAATGCCCATGGCGCCATTGGCCAAAAACCCCTGGGCAATGACAATCGGCTTATTATAAAAAATATCAAAACCTATTTTAAAAAGAAGACTCTTTGTCCGTGGAACCAAACAATATGAAGCAATTCCTAATTTCCTTTTTTCAAATTCAGAGATAGAATTTTCCAGAAACTTTTCCGATAAAAGTATGTCTGCGTCTAAAAACAAAAATAAGTCTCCCTTGGCAACTTTTGCCCCAGCATTTCTGCCGACAGCCGGCAACCCGCCCTTGATAACACTACAGCCGAAAGACTGAGCAATTTCAATCGTTCTGTCTTTTGAACCAGCATCTGCCACAATCAATTCATAGTCTAAAGAAAAATTCTGCTCTTTAATCGACCGCAACAACAAGGGCAGATATTTTTCTTCGTTCAAAGCCGGAATAATAATGGACAACATAAATTAAAACAATTTTCTAGCCTCTTCCCATATTTCAGGCTTATTCTGCTTCTCTTTCATCCAGTACCACCATTCAGCTCCCCAAAGATAAACTTTCCTGAATCCTGTTTTTCTGATAGATTCAATATTCTTCTTAAACTGCGACA
This region includes:
- a CDS encoding trypsin-like peptidase domain-containing protein, whose product is MDPYESPKLNSIKFSGIKLSNFFKNRALWSVVLIIFLSSFFGFLAGMVSYGLFYNYLSDLNIDFLEVKTVIEKEYILQTSQEQAIIKVVNDVSPAVVSIVISKDVPIMEQYLYNPFEEFEDFFGKEFEVQVPGLRQNGTEKKDIGWGTGFIVSEDGMVLTNKHVVLDTEAEYTVFTSDGKKYPAKVLARDPVKDIAVLRINQQAGEVFPKATLGSSGDIQIGQTVVAIGNALGEFKNTVSVGVVSGLGRTITAFGEESSGFVESLEDVIQTDAAINKGNSGGPLLNLKGEVIGINTAMVEQAQSIGFAIPVNQAKRSIEQVKASGKIVYPFLGVRYVLITEKIKKENDLGSDYGAWLTKGLNEEPAIESGSGAEKAGLKEDDIILEINGEKITVDNSLSEIIMKYNPGDSIVLKVLRNDQEKIIEAVLGERSSS
- a CDS encoding glycosyltransferase, which gives rise to MLSIIIPALNEEKYLPLLLRSIKEQNFSLDYELIVADAGSKDRTIEIAQSFGCSVIKGGLPAVGRNAGAKVAKGDLFLFLDADILLSEKFLENSISEFEKRKLGIASYCLVPRTKSLLFKIGFDIFYNKPIVIAQGFLANGAMGILVKREIFEKVGGFDESIKIAEDHYFTRKASKFGRFGIIKSAKIFITLRRFKQDGYLKTILKYFLCSLYALSGKAVRSDIFNYRFGHYSKKDK